One window of the Arthrobacter sp. D5-1 genome contains the following:
- a CDS encoding glycosyltransferase family 2 protein, translating into MTRFWTRLLVVLTVILGVNYVAWRWMASLNWDAWWIAVPLVIAETYSLIDVMLFGLTVWNLKIRKPPPPAPADATVDVFITTYNEPLDLVMTTALAAKDIRWPHSTWILDDGDRPEMRQLAESNGIGYVTRGADWTPDMPRHAKAGNLNNALMVTSGEYLLILDADQIPEPDILDKTLGYFNDDRVALVQTPQYFINVPADDPLGSQAPLFYGPIQQGKDGWNAAFFCGSNAILRREALMQLGLVGYVKATEKSVRRALAASRSAIKKARRSEEARNPLVEQMLNEVEAATNTAQQELEARVSLSEITYRVRRKVDEAVRTLVAADFSALQADLEEIAAMELAHVGESGVTTVASDAVDRMSGRDWSPLGALESVHAVLDAISVERTDEAQPIMPLATISVTEDMATAMRIHSLGWKSVYHHEILANGLAPEDLKTMLTQRLRWAQGTMQVLLRENPLVQPRLSWGQRLMYFSTMWSYLSGFAAVVYFAAPIIYLTLGILPVSSLSFDFFIRFIPFMVVNQLLFVVAGHGIPTWRGQQYSLALFPTWIKACTTAARNVWFGRPLGFAVTPKARQSGGPSWSLIRPQIIVAVLLAIALVVGIARLLTGLSEPLGTLVNVAWVAFDLVVLSVLVKAVLYKGFVPEDVGPESPEERNADAVQL; encoded by the coding sequence GTGACACGTTTCTGGACCCGGCTGTTGGTTGTTCTGACAGTCATCTTGGGCGTCAACTATGTGGCCTGGCGTTGGATGGCGTCGCTGAACTGGGACGCATGGTGGATCGCCGTTCCGTTGGTGATCGCTGAGACGTACAGCCTCATCGACGTGATGCTCTTCGGACTGACGGTGTGGAACCTGAAGATCCGCAAGCCCCCACCCCCTGCCCCGGCCGACGCCACCGTGGACGTTTTCATCACCACCTACAACGAGCCGCTGGACCTGGTGATGACCACGGCACTGGCCGCCAAGGACATCCGCTGGCCGCACAGCACCTGGATACTCGACGACGGCGATCGCCCCGAGATGCGCCAACTCGCCGAATCGAACGGGATTGGCTATGTGACGCGAGGCGCGGACTGGACACCGGACATGCCGCGGCACGCCAAAGCCGGCAACCTGAACAACGCACTGATGGTCACCTCGGGCGAATACCTGCTGATTCTCGACGCCGACCAGATCCCCGAGCCTGACATCCTGGACAAGACGCTGGGCTACTTCAACGATGACCGCGTGGCGTTGGTCCAGACCCCCCAATACTTCATCAACGTCCCCGCCGACGATCCCCTGGGCAGCCAGGCGCCGCTGTTCTACGGTCCCATCCAGCAGGGCAAGGACGGCTGGAACGCGGCGTTCTTCTGCGGCTCAAACGCGATCCTCCGCCGTGAAGCCCTCATGCAGCTCGGCCTGGTGGGCTACGTCAAAGCCACGGAGAAGAGTGTCCGTCGCGCCCTTGCTGCCTCCCGTTCGGCCATCAAAAAGGCACGGCGCTCCGAAGAGGCCCGCAACCCCTTGGTGGAGCAGATGCTCAACGAGGTGGAGGCAGCAACCAATACAGCCCAGCAGGAACTCGAAGCTCGCGTGTCCCTCAGCGAGATCACGTACCGGGTGCGGCGCAAAGTGGACGAGGCCGTGCGCACCCTCGTGGCTGCCGACTTCTCCGCGCTGCAGGCCGACCTTGAAGAGATCGCCGCGATGGAACTCGCCCACGTCGGCGAGTCCGGTGTGACCACTGTGGCGAGTGACGCCGTCGACCGTATGTCCGGCCGCGACTGGTCACCGTTGGGTGCGCTCGAGTCGGTCCACGCTGTCCTGGACGCCATCTCCGTGGAACGCACCGACGAAGCGCAGCCGATCATGCCACTGGCCACCATCTCAGTCACCGAGGACATGGCCACGGCAATGCGCATCCACTCGCTGGGCTGGAAGAGCGTCTACCACCACGAAATCCTCGCCAACGGATTGGCGCCCGAGGATCTCAAGACCATGCTCACTCAACGGCTCCGCTGGGCACAGGGCACCATGCAGGTCCTCCTTCGCGAGAACCCGTTGGTCCAGCCCAGGCTCTCGTGGGGCCAGCGGCTTATGTACTTCTCCACCATGTGGAGCTACCTCAGCGGCTTCGCGGCCGTGGTGTACTTCGCGGCGCCCATCATCTACCTGACGCTCGGCATCCTCCCGGTGAGCAGCCTCAGCTTCGACTTCTTCATCCGGTTCATCCCGTTCATGGTGGTCAACCAGCTGCTGTTTGTGGTGGCCGGGCACGGCATCCCCACCTGGCGCGGACAGCAGTACAGCCTTGCGTTGTTCCCCACCTGGATCAAGGCATGTACGACGGCGGCCCGGAACGTTTGGTTCGGTCGCCCCCTTGGGTTTGCCGTCACCCCCAAGGCGCGCCAGAGCGGCGGCCCGAGCTGGAGCCTGATCCGTCCGCAGATCATCGTGGCGGTGTTGTTGGCTATTGCGCTGGTGGTCGGGATCGCCCGCCTTTTGACTGGTCTTTCGGAGCCCCTCGGCACGCTGGTGAATGTCGCCTGGGTGGCATTCGACCTGGTGGTCCTGAGCGTGCTGGTCAAGGCAGTTTTGTACAAGGGTTTTGTCCCTGAAGATGTTGGGCCGGAGAGCCCCGAGGAAAGGAATGCAGATGCAGTTCAGCTATGA
- a CDS encoding STAS domain-containing protein, which yields MQFSYEVKDSYAEVKSVGRLNMVAAPKLREVVNEVVASGSSRVVVNLAETDFMDSSGLGALIGCLKAARQAGGDLRIAGVQPQVKMVLELTNMDRVLTAYPSAEEAFGDD from the coding sequence ATGCAGTTCAGCTATGAGGTCAAGGACTCCTACGCGGAAGTGAAGAGCGTGGGTCGCTTGAACATGGTGGCGGCACCCAAGCTCCGCGAAGTAGTGAACGAGGTTGTTGCCAGCGGCTCGAGCCGGGTAGTGGTCAACCTGGCAGAGACGGACTTCATGGACTCATCAGGCCTCGGAGCGCTCATCGGTTGCCTCAAAGCCGCGCGCCAGGCAGGTGGCGACCTCCGCATTGCCGGTGTGCAGCCGCAGGTGAAGATGGTCCTGGAACTGACCAACATGGACCGGGTGCTCACGGCGTACCCCTCAGCCGAGGAGGCGTTCGGCGATGACTGA
- a CDS encoding ATP-binding protein, whose translation MTEVIAHRGFHGPSNEDAIEAIHNELDALWDDASFVPDMDRMTFATAVIEAAANIVQHAVPVAEKPVEIDVDISVRPARLVARVSAYNAREPFASDMQASMPDSEAESGRGLALIEALVTTVTFERQDGTNTWVLTRNT comes from the coding sequence ATGACTGAGGTGATCGCCCACCGAGGGTTCCATGGGCCATCCAATGAGGACGCGATCGAGGCGATCCACAATGAGCTGGACGCTCTCTGGGACGATGCCTCCTTTGTACCCGATATGGATCGGATGACCTTTGCCACCGCAGTCATCGAGGCGGCCGCCAACATCGTTCAGCACGCGGTTCCTGTCGCAGAGAAGCCCGTGGAGATCGACGTGGACATCAGCGTCCGGCCCGCCCGGCTGGTCGCGAGGGTCAGCGCGTACAACGCCCGTGAGCCCTTCGCGAGCGACATGCAGGCGTCCATGCCAGACTCCGAAGCCGAATCCGGCCGCGGGTTGGCACTCATCGAAGCCCTGGTAACCACGGTGACGTTCGAACGCCAGGACGGCACCAACACCTGGGTCCTCACCCGCAACACCTGA
- a CDS encoding C2 family cysteine protease yields MPGFYGADIEQLRALAKTMSRHSERMTSLSTELGHLISNARWDGRDAAMFRSSWDSEHRPMLKKISSELQSQAKELIRNADEQDKSSSGASGSSGSDHSGRGDSNPPGDPGPLDPDMPDVDVPGDVRNDPDAGDPSDINQGQIGDCWLLAGIGSVAQVLEREGKLDEFLEEHMRPVGDPPTHWVVTLYEDGEPVEVTVEAKSTEGGVRGADGEPNWLSIYERAAAEHRGGSYDDIDGGFSNEAMELMTGQSADKDGELNFDDIEDKLADGQAISVGTEDVKDDDFDWVWESDEVNRTDVVPNHAYVVVDVKTNDDGEKVIVLANPWGPSGGYLEDDDDHKSGTLELTEDEYKENFDSVYSVDVK; encoded by the coding sequence ATGCCGGGATTTTACGGTGCTGACATTGAACAATTGCGGGCACTGGCAAAGACGATGTCGCGGCACTCGGAACGGATGACCTCCCTGTCCACGGAGCTGGGTCACCTCATCAGCAATGCGCGGTGGGATGGCCGGGACGCTGCGATGTTCCGGTCTTCGTGGGACTCCGAACACCGCCCCATGCTGAAGAAGATCTCCAGTGAACTGCAGTCCCAGGCCAAGGAGCTGATCCGCAACGCGGATGAGCAGGACAAGTCCAGCTCGGGAGCGTCGGGATCCTCCGGCTCCGATCATTCCGGGCGGGGAGATTCGAACCCGCCCGGCGACCCCGGTCCACTGGACCCGGACATGCCCGACGTCGATGTGCCCGGCGACGTCCGCAACGACCCCGACGCCGGCGACCCCAGCGACATCAACCAGGGACAGATCGGCGACTGCTGGCTGTTGGCAGGCATTGGCTCCGTGGCTCAGGTGCTGGAGCGCGAAGGCAAGCTGGACGAGTTCCTTGAGGAGCACATGCGCCCCGTCGGTGATCCCCCGACGCACTGGGTGGTCACCCTCTACGAAGACGGCGAGCCCGTGGAAGTCACTGTGGAGGCCAAGTCAACCGAAGGCGGTGTCCGCGGCGCTGACGGCGAACCCAACTGGCTATCCATCTACGAGCGCGCGGCAGCTGAGCACCGCGGCGGATCATACGACGACATCGACGGCGGATTCAGCAACGAAGCCATGGAACTGATGACCGGGCAGTCCGCCGATAAGGACGGCGAACTGAACTTTGATGACATCGAGGACAAGCTCGCCGACGGCCAGGCCATTTCCGTGGGCACCGAAGACGTCAAGGACGACGACTTCGACTGGGTCTGGGAGTCTGACGAAGTCAACCGCACCGACGTCGTGCCCAACCATGCCTACGTTGTGGTTGATGTGAAAACCAACGACGACGGCGAGAAAGTCATCGTCCTGGCGAACCCGTGGGGTCCGTCCGGCGGCTACTTGGAGGACGACGACGACCACAAGTCCGGCACGCTGGAACTGACCGAAGATGAGTACAAGGAAAACTTCGACTCCGTGTACTCCGTGGACGTGAAGTAA
- a CDS encoding alanine--glyoxylate aminotransferase family protein, which produces MPDILTSRFLFGPGPGNCYPEAMAALAYPVLGHLDPVFIERLDHTCEGLRTVWGTSNARTLPLSATGSGGMEAAFVNTVSDGDVAVIAVNGLFGARMCEVARRCGATVVRVDHEWGQPVDADRVLAAHPHPKVIAAVHAETSVGVLSDIAALGAGKGDALLITDAVTSIGGLELLADDWGIDVGYAGTQKCLGVPPGLSPFTLSDRAFERRVKDPRSWYLDIGLLGGYVGAASGARTYHHTAPVTMIAGLEAALDRILAEGLDVVQARHRAAGAALQNGLQEMGLELFAAEGSRLPSLTTVKVPDGVNSAAVRAYLLENFSMEIGSGVGEFADTVWRIGMMGPNANSASVTLVLGALKEAIAKA; this is translated from the coding sequence ATGCCCGACATTCTGACGTCCAGGTTCCTGTTCGGTCCCGGCCCGGGCAATTGCTACCCCGAAGCAATGGCCGCCCTGGCCTATCCGGTGCTGGGGCACCTTGATCCGGTGTTCATCGAACGGCTTGACCACACTTGTGAGGGCCTCCGGACTGTTTGGGGAACCTCCAATGCGCGGACACTCCCGTTGAGTGCCACAGGTTCCGGCGGGATGGAAGCGGCTTTCGTGAACACCGTGTCCGACGGCGACGTGGCAGTTATCGCTGTGAACGGACTGTTTGGGGCGCGGATGTGCGAGGTCGCACGGCGGTGCGGGGCCACGGTGGTCCGGGTCGACCACGAATGGGGCCAGCCCGTAGATGCCGACCGTGTCCTCGCAGCGCATCCTCATCCGAAAGTCATCGCCGCCGTCCATGCTGAGACATCCGTCGGTGTACTTTCCGACATCGCCGCGCTGGGCGCCGGAAAGGGCGATGCCCTGCTGATCACCGACGCCGTCACCTCCATCGGCGGATTGGAACTGTTGGCGGACGACTGGGGGATCGACGTCGGATACGCCGGAACCCAGAAATGCCTGGGCGTTCCGCCGGGACTGTCGCCGTTCACTCTGTCCGACCGCGCTTTCGAACGCCGGGTCAAAGATCCGCGCTCCTGGTACCTCGACATCGGGTTGCTTGGTGGTTACGTCGGAGCGGCCAGTGGAGCCCGGACGTATCACCACACAGCGCCCGTCACCATGATCGCCGGGCTCGAAGCTGCTCTGGACCGGATCCTCGCCGAGGGGTTGGACGTGGTGCAGGCCCGGCACCGTGCTGCCGGCGCCGCTCTTCAGAACGGGCTGCAGGAGATGGGACTCGAACTGTTCGCCGCCGAGGGGTCCCGGTTGCCGAGCCTGACCACGGTCAAAGTGCCCGACGGCGTCAACTCGGCTGCCGTCCGCGCTTACCTTCTGGAGAACTTCAGTATGGAAATCGGCTCGGGTGTGGGGGAATTCGCGGACACGGTGTGGCGCATCGGCATGATGGGACCGAACGCGAACAGCGCCTCGGTCACCCTGGTGCTGGGGGCGCTGAAGGAAGCGATCGCGAAAGCCTAG
- a CDS encoding MFS transporter — MSTHLKDSNRGLGRRLLFLLAVAAGFMVSNIYYGQPLLERIGTDLGIPTSAVGWIVAASQAGYLLGLVLLVPLGDVMNRRVLITLHIAATALGGSVVALADSQAALLGGFLLLGLASSVVQTIVAYTAASSTPDQRGGNIGTVTAGVVSGIILARTLAGGLTDLWGWRSVYVLAAVAGAVLAVAVFRALPQDRAERGEVGYWRAVSSVVVLTRRDRIFRTRALITMLLFASFGVLWSGMSLLLSSPAWHLPPSVIGLFGLAGLIGVVAASRAGAAADRGWAQRVTAWSLVALLGSWVALSLGGWSLLWFVAGIIVLDAAVQAVHVSSQTLIVAGAEESASSIIGSYMVFYSVGSAAGAAAVAPVYDAWGWAGASVLGAVFAALALALWGTDRLIPYKSSGQARLARSAQHAGAE; from the coding sequence GTGAGCACACACCTGAAGGATTCCAACCGAGGACTTGGCCGTCGCTTGTTGTTCCTGCTCGCTGTGGCGGCCGGATTCATGGTGTCCAACATCTATTACGGGCAGCCCCTGCTCGAGCGCATCGGGACGGACCTGGGGATTCCAACGTCCGCGGTGGGCTGGATTGTGGCCGCATCCCAGGCCGGATACCTTCTGGGGCTGGTTCTCTTGGTGCCTTTGGGAGATGTCATGAACCGCCGGGTGCTCATTACCCTTCACATCGCGGCGACGGCACTTGGCGGATCCGTGGTGGCCCTGGCAGATTCACAGGCGGCCCTCCTGGGCGGCTTCCTGCTCCTTGGATTGGCCTCGTCGGTGGTTCAGACCATCGTGGCGTACACCGCAGCCTCCAGCACCCCCGACCAAAGGGGCGGAAACATCGGCACCGTCACGGCCGGCGTCGTGAGTGGCATCATCCTTGCCCGGACGCTGGCGGGAGGCCTGACGGACCTGTGGGGATGGCGGTCGGTCTACGTTCTCGCTGCGGTGGCAGGTGCGGTCCTCGCCGTCGCGGTTTTTCGCGCTCTGCCCCAAGACCGGGCCGAGAGGGGAGAAGTGGGGTACTGGCGGGCTGTCTCATCGGTGGTGGTCCTGACGCGGCGTGATCGCATATTCCGTACGCGGGCGCTGATCACCATGCTGCTGTTCGCGTCCTTCGGGGTGCTGTGGAGCGGTATGTCCCTGCTGCTCAGCAGTCCCGCGTGGCATCTGCCGCCGAGCGTGATCGGACTGTTTGGGTTGGCCGGCCTGATCGGCGTGGTGGCCGCATCCAGGGCAGGCGCCGCGGCTGACCGTGGGTGGGCGCAGCGGGTCACGGCGTGGAGCCTCGTTGCGCTCCTGGGTTCCTGGGTGGCTTTGTCCCTCGGCGGTTGGTCGCTGTTGTGGTTCGTTGCCGGCATCATCGTTCTCGACGCTGCGGTGCAGGCCGTTCATGTCAGCAGCCAGACCTTGATCGTGGCAGGAGCTGAGGAGTCGGCCAGCAGCATTATCGGCAGCTACATGGTGTTCTATTCCGTGGGAAGCGCAGCGGGTGCGGCAGCTGTTGCGCCGGTCTACGATGCCTGGGGTTGGGCCGGGGCCAGCGTCCTGGGCGCGGTTTTTGCTGCGCTCGCGTTGGCGCTCTGGGGCACGGACCGGCTCATTCCGTACAAATCGAGCGGTCAGGCGCGGTTGGCTCGCTCCGCACAGCACGCTGGGGCAGAATGA
- a CDS encoding helix-turn-helix domain-containing protein — translation MLQPSEGGWTDPECPIARAVDLVGDKWTLLIIRDSLDGKRRFTEFERSLGVAKNILSDRLRLLVERGILTRIPNERGTRSEYELTDAGRDLFTLVLSLRQWGERNAFTQGEEHSVLIDPVSGQPVPELRPTSEGGKMLGPEQTLLVKVGQPLPHNAT, via the coding sequence ATGTTGCAACCAAGTGAAGGTGGATGGACGGATCCTGAATGCCCCATCGCCAGAGCCGTGGACCTGGTGGGCGACAAATGGACCCTGCTCATCATTCGTGACTCGCTGGACGGAAAACGGCGCTTCACCGAATTCGAGAGATCACTGGGCGTGGCTAAGAACATCCTTTCGGACCGGCTCCGCCTCTTGGTGGAGAGAGGCATCCTGACCAGGATTCCCAACGAACGAGGCACCCGAAGCGAATACGAGCTGACCGATGCGGGGCGCGATCTGTTCACCCTGGTCCTCAGCCTCCGGCAATGGGGCGAGCGCAACGCCTTCACCCAGGGAGAGGAACATTCCGTCCTCATCGATCCCGTCTCGGGTCAGCCCGTCCCGGAGCTGCGGCCAACCAGTGAGGGCGGCAAAATGCTTGGCCCGGAGCAGACGCTGCTGGTCAAAGTGGGCCAACCGCTTCCTCACAACGCGACGTAA
- a CDS encoding phosphatase PAP2 family protein produces MTTEGKEAPGQGVRGEVSQDRFIAGQDLTNWKSPAGRTLARGAEKATSLLGPYTALIITLIVGLAAALSLALVFGEVYESVTEADGVAGLDDPVLAAAKSVRSPALDSATTAYTNIGGTVGMPILAVGIMIFLATKRRSWTPVILMLAAGLGSLVITILGKPIFGRARPDIADAIPPYEHSASFPSGHSLNSIVIAGIVAYLIILRLKTLRARVVTILVAGVFAFTMGLSRVYLGHHWLTDVLAAWAIGVAWLALVITAHRLYLTVRTRRHRTVVS; encoded by the coding sequence GTGACGACTGAAGGAAAAGAGGCGCCGGGGCAAGGCGTCCGCGGCGAAGTAAGCCAGGACAGGTTCATCGCCGGGCAGGACCTGACCAACTGGAAATCCCCCGCGGGCCGGACACTTGCCCGGGGCGCCGAAAAGGCCACGTCACTGCTGGGGCCCTACACCGCGCTCATCATCACCTTGATAGTAGGGCTCGCTGCAGCCCTCTCGCTGGCCCTGGTTTTCGGCGAAGTCTACGAGTCCGTGACGGAAGCCGACGGCGTTGCAGGTTTGGACGATCCCGTCCTGGCCGCAGCAAAGAGCGTCCGCTCTCCCGCCCTGGACTCAGCCACCACCGCCTATACGAATATTGGCGGCACCGTGGGCATGCCCATTCTTGCCGTTGGCATCATGATCTTCCTGGCCACCAAGCGGCGATCATGGACACCGGTCATCCTGATGCTTGCTGCCGGGCTGGGCTCACTGGTCATCACCATCTTGGGCAAGCCGATCTTCGGCCGCGCCCGCCCCGACATCGCGGACGCCATTCCTCCCTACGAGCATTCCGCATCCTTCCCCAGCGGCCATTCACTGAACTCCATCGTGATTGCCGGCATCGTGGCCTACCTGATCATCCTGCGGCTCAAGACCTTGCGGGCACGGGTCGTCACCATACTTGTGGCCGGGGTCTTTGCCTTCACCATGGGCCTTAGCCGCGTCTACCTTGGCCACCACTGGCTGACGGATGTGCTGGCAGCCTGGGCTATCGGCGTGGCATGGTTGGCCTTGGTAATCACCGCCCATCGCCTGTACCTGACAGTGCGGACACGGCGCCACAGGACGGTAGTCTCTTGA
- the uraD gene encoding 2-oxo-4-hydroxy-4-carboxy-5-ureidoimidazoline decarboxylase, which produces MELAEFNSVDRDEAIRILTPCLDISRWVEAIADARPFATVDELLGHAQRAAEPFTTAEVESAMAHHPRIGERPKAQTTEAAMSRSEQAGVDPGDSHTTTALAECNRAYEEEFGRVFLIRAAGRSAQEILSTLQERITHTPEEEDTIVAGQLREIALLRLSGLVSEGVNA; this is translated from the coding sequence ATGGAGCTTGCAGAATTCAACAGTGTTGACCGGGACGAGGCCATCAGGATCCTGACCCCCTGCCTGGATATCAGCCGCTGGGTGGAGGCCATCGCTGACGCGCGGCCCTTCGCCACCGTCGACGAACTGCTGGGCCACGCCCAGCGCGCCGCCGAACCGTTCACCACCGCCGAGGTGGAGTCAGCCATGGCACACCACCCCCGCATCGGCGAACGCCCCAAGGCCCAGACCACCGAGGCCGCAATGTCGCGTTCGGAGCAGGCCGGAGTGGATCCTGGAGACAGCCACACCACCACCGCCCTGGCTGAGTGCAACCGCGCCTACGAGGAAGAGTTCGGCAGGGTCTTCCTGATCCGTGCCGCCGGCCGCAGCGCCCAGGAGATCCTCAGCACCCTTCAGGAACGCATCACCCACACCCCCGAAGAAGAAGACACAATTGTGGCTGGACAGCTGCGGGAGATCGCATTGTTGCGCCTCTCCGGCTTGGTCAGCGAAGGAGTCAACGCATGA
- the uraH gene encoding hydroxyisourate hydrolase — translation MSASQVTTHILDTGSGRPAAGVAVVLYVREGDNWTLVAKGETDADGRIKTLGPERIPGGAYRLNFATGAYYEGLGTETFFPEVDLNFTVSDAGEHYHVPLLLSPFAFSTYRGS, via the coding sequence ATGAGCGCTTCACAAGTAACCACCCACATCCTGGACACAGGTTCCGGCCGCCCGGCGGCGGGTGTCGCCGTCGTACTTTATGTCCGTGAAGGTGACAACTGGACCCTGGTGGCGAAGGGTGAAACCGACGCCGACGGGCGCATCAAGACCCTCGGACCGGAGCGGATTCCGGGCGGCGCTTACCGGCTGAATTTCGCCACCGGCGCCTACTACGAGGGCCTCGGCACTGAGACGTTCTTCCCTGAAGTGGACCTGAACTTCACAGTTTCCGACGCCGGCGAGCACTATCACGTGCCGCTCCTGCTGAGCCCGTTCGCATTCTCGACGTACCGCGGCAGCTGA
- the purF gene encoding amidophosphoribosyltransferase, with product MARGDGKLSHDLLPGEKGPQDACGVFGVWAPGEEVAKLTYYGLYALQHRGQESAGIATSDGKRINVYKDMGLVSQVFDETTLNTLTGHLAVGHCRYSTTGASHWANAQPTLGATATGTVALAHNGNLTNTAELREMILERNDGQLTGEMKQGNTSDTALVTALLEGEEGKTLEQTALELLPKIKGGFCFVFMDEGTLYAARDTYGIRPLCLGRLDRGWVVASEQAGLATVGASFIREIEPGEFIAIDEDGVRSQRFAEATPAGCVFEYVYLARPDAAIAGRSVYEARVEMGRQLARENTHEADLVIPVPESGTPAAVGYAEQSGIPFAHGFVKNAYVGRTFIQPSQTLRQLGIRLKLNALESVIRGKRIVVVDDSIVRGNTQRAIVRMLREAGAAAVHVKISSPPVQWPCFYGIDFASRAELIANGATIEEISQAIGADSLAYISEDGMIGATQQPRERLCTACFTGKYPIELPHADKLGKNLLERTDLGGLEPAAQSESVDDSEDPADKPGATGCDPGPDAEFENLLTDADRLTDADKKESV from the coding sequence GTGGCACGTGGCGACGGAAAACTTTCTCATGATCTTCTCCCCGGCGAAAAAGGCCCTCAGGACGCTTGTGGCGTCTTTGGGGTTTGGGCTCCCGGTGAAGAAGTAGCAAAACTCACCTATTACGGGCTGTATGCGCTGCAGCACCGCGGACAAGAATCGGCTGGTATAGCTACCAGTGACGGCAAGCGCATTAATGTCTATAAGGACATGGGCCTTGTGTCCCAGGTCTTCGATGAGACAACCCTGAACACCCTTACCGGGCACTTGGCTGTTGGCCACTGCCGGTACTCCACCACCGGTGCAAGCCACTGGGCCAACGCGCAGCCAACCCTGGGTGCGACAGCAACCGGCACTGTTGCCTTGGCCCACAATGGCAACCTGACCAACACCGCTGAGCTCCGGGAAATGATCCTTGAGCGCAACGACGGCCAGCTGACCGGTGAAATGAAGCAGGGCAACACCTCGGACACCGCGCTGGTGACCGCGCTCCTTGAGGGCGAAGAGGGCAAGACCCTGGAGCAGACTGCACTGGAGCTGCTGCCCAAGATCAAAGGTGGCTTCTGCTTCGTCTTCATGGACGAAGGAACCCTCTACGCAGCCCGCGATACCTACGGCATCCGTCCGCTGTGTCTTGGCCGCCTGGACCGCGGCTGGGTTGTCGCTTCCGAGCAGGCAGGCCTGGCCACTGTTGGTGCGAGCTTCATCCGCGAGATCGAGCCGGGCGAGTTCATTGCCATCGACGAGGACGGCGTCCGTTCGCAGCGCTTTGCCGAGGCAACCCCTGCCGGCTGCGTCTTCGAGTACGTGTACCTCGCCCGTCCGGACGCTGCCATCGCCGGCCGCTCCGTGTACGAGGCACGCGTTGAGATGGGCCGCCAGTTGGCCCGCGAAAACACGCACGAGGCCGACCTCGTCATTCCCGTTCCCGAGTCCGGTACCCCCGCAGCTGTTGGGTACGCCGAACAATCCGGAATCCCCTTTGCCCATGGCTTCGTCAAGAACGCCTACGTGGGCCGCACGTTCATCCAGCCGTCGCAGACCCTGCGCCAGCTGGGTATCCGGCTCAAGCTCAATGCCCTGGAATCCGTGATCCGCGGAAAGCGCATTGTGGTGGTGGACGATTCCATCGTTCGCGGCAACACCCAGCGCGCCATCGTCCGGATGCTCCGGGAAGCCGGTGCCGCCGCGGTGCACGTCAAGATTTCTTCCCCTCCTGTCCAGTGGCCCTGCTTCTACGGCATCGACTTCGCGTCCCGCGCGGAACTGATCGCCAACGGCGCCACCATCGAGGAGATCTCCCAGGCCATCGGCGCTGACTCGCTGGCCTACATCTCCGAGGACGGCATGATCGGCGCTACCCAGCAGCCGCGCGAACGCCTCTGCACGGCCTGCTTCACCGGCAAGTACCCCATCGAGCTGCCGCACGCGGACAAGCTGGGCAAGAACCTGCTGGAACGCACGGACCTGGGCGGCCTGGAACCAGCTGCCCAGTCCGAGTCTGTGGACGATTCCGAGGATCCGGCCGACAAGCCGGGCGCCACGGGTTGCGATCCCGGACCCGACGCCGAATTCGAGAACCTGCTGACCGACGCTGATCGTTTGACCGACGCCGACAAGAAAGAGTCTGTATGA